From Alteribacter keqinensis, one genomic window encodes:
- a CDS encoding helix-turn-helix transcriptional regulator yields the protein MAQVKRLERVERLFYILQYLTNHEYATANELAEHCNTSVRSIYRDIKKLVDLGVTLDVEGQYGYKMIHKPIQFGGRLTKEEWMALTLYPILSEGITSGEHPFHHSYRTGLEKVMAYVQKGDELSGAGAGLGERIRLHSRPKDPSQFNVMPTMIPAIAANQTVEVTYYAIHRDKKTQRKLDPYYLVPREGHLYVIAYCHLREVMRVFRLSRFESVKPTGETFKIPRSFNIDEFLSRRWSIISDDTETTFLVRFEKEAARYVLEDDFHVDTERMPQKDGSLLLRTTVNSNEEFLRWIRSFGMNAEVLEPKEVREQMAVEYRTLLGKYEKGR from the coding sequence TTGGCACAAGTAAAGCGGCTGGAGAGAGTAGAGAGGCTTTTTTACATCCTGCAGTACCTGACCAATCATGAGTATGCAACGGCCAATGAACTTGCGGAGCACTGCAATACATCGGTGCGAAGCATTTACAGGGATATCAAAAAGCTCGTTGATCTCGGCGTAACACTGGACGTGGAAGGACAGTACGGATACAAAATGATTCACAAGCCGATTCAGTTCGGAGGACGTCTCACGAAGGAGGAGTGGATGGCGCTTACCCTTTATCCGATTTTATCTGAAGGGATCACGTCGGGAGAGCATCCCTTTCATCATTCATACCGGACAGGTCTTGAGAAAGTCATGGCTTATGTGCAGAAAGGGGACGAACTGTCAGGGGCCGGGGCAGGCCTTGGTGAGCGGATCAGGCTCCACTCCCGCCCGAAGGATCCGTCGCAGTTTAACGTGATGCCGACGATGATTCCTGCGATTGCGGCGAACCAGACGGTTGAGGTTACCTACTATGCGATTCACCGGGATAAAAAAACACAGCGCAAGCTTGATCCGTATTATTTAGTTCCGAGGGAAGGTCATTTATACGTTATTGCCTACTGTCACCTTCGGGAAGTGATGAGGGTGTTCCGCCTCAGCCGTTTCGAATCGGTAAAGCCGACGGGTGAAACGTTTAAGATTCCCCGCAGTTTCAATATTGATGAATTTCTGTCCCGCCGCTGGTCAATCATTTCCGATGATACGGAGACGACGTTTCTGGTACGGTTTGAAAAAGAAGCGGCCCGTTATGTGCTGGAAGACGACTTTCACGTGGACACAGAAAGAATGCCGCAAAAAGACGGATCCCTTTTGCTTAGGACGACGGTAAACAGCAACGAGGAGTTCTTAAGGTGGATCCGGTCATTTGGAATGAATGCGGAGGTTCTTGAGCCAAAAGAGGTGAGGGAGCAGATGGCAGTAGAATACCGGACACTTTTGGGAAAGTACGAAAAAGGTCGCTGA
- a CDS encoding glycosyltransferase: protein MIIFIYSSTVLLFVTMICLQWYCGIRKMPFITREPDPVSTDEALVSVIIAAKDEETEIESTLRSLMAQSYTNLEVIAVNDRSDDRTGAILDRLRGEFPALQVIHIHELPTGWLGKNHALYKGYEQSRGDWLLYADADILFSEKAVADSLYFARTKSLDHLALLPENRGGTLPYRIFYTFWGIIGVWNFIAAGHAGVGAFNLMKRDVYKHAGTHKAIALRPDDDLKLGKTIVDAGYKQQLGFGNGIISIQWYETLKDMSLGLEKNLFAFMQYRLSFVLLATAGVLSFHVTPFILVFHPDVIVQLLSAAVVVLYVLMYVKNGRYFSHPWWYVCTVPFSALVFLYCLWRSMIKAYKNGGVEWRGTKYSLKELRQKK from the coding sequence TTGATCATATTCATTTACAGCAGTACCGTGCTTCTTTTCGTCACCATGATCTGTCTCCAATGGTACTGCGGGATCCGCAAAATGCCTTTTATTACCAGAGAACCAGACCCCGTCAGCACCGATGAGGCACTCGTCAGTGTCATTATAGCGGCCAAGGATGAAGAAACCGAGATCGAATCAACCCTCCGCTCTTTGATGGCCCAGTCGTATACGAACCTTGAAGTAATTGCAGTCAACGACCGCTCAGACGACCGCACCGGCGCCATACTCGATCGGCTTAGGGGGGAGTTTCCCGCTCTTCAGGTTATCCATATCCATGAGCTCCCAACCGGCTGGCTTGGGAAAAACCACGCGCTCTATAAAGGGTACGAACAATCCAGAGGCGACTGGCTTCTTTATGCCGATGCAGATATTCTTTTTTCCGAAAAAGCTGTAGCGGACTCTCTGTATTTTGCCCGTACCAAAAGCCTTGATCACCTGGCTCTTCTCCCGGAAAACAGAGGCGGCACTCTTCCCTACCGGATTTTCTACACGTTCTGGGGTATTATCGGCGTCTGGAACTTCATCGCAGCCGGTCACGCCGGCGTAGGGGCGTTTAACTTAATGAAACGCGATGTTTATAAGCATGCCGGTACACATAAAGCGATCGCCCTCCGCCCCGATGACGACCTTAAGCTCGGAAAAACAATCGTAGACGCCGGATACAAGCAGCAACTCGGCTTCGGCAACGGCATTATTTCCATCCAGTGGTACGAAACGCTTAAGGACATGAGCCTCGGCCTTGAGAAAAACCTGTTTGCCTTTATGCAGTACCGCCTGAGCTTCGTACTCCTTGCCACCGCCGGGGTCCTTTCTTTTCATGTCACACCTTTTATCCTCGTGTTTCATCCGGACGTTATTGTTCAGCTGCTCAGCGCTGCTGTTGTGGTTTTGTATGTGCTCATGTATGTAAAAAACGGCCGGTACTTTTCCCACCCCTGGTGGTATGTATGTACGGTTCCCTTCAGCGCCCTCGTTTTTCTCTACTGCCTGTGGCGGTCTATGATTAAAGCGTACAAAAACGGCGGCGTGGAATGGCGGGGGACAAAGTACAGCCTCAAGGAGCTGAGGCAAAAAAAGTAG
- a CDS encoding DUF4352 domain-containing protein, with amino-acid sequence MKKVRGLMAGLFILGVMAACGESTIENVDKEESAAAATETDTEAVEEEAAETEDAAEEEVVEEEGLGIGDTVNFNGLHVTVNEVRKYEGDGDWETPDNDYFLILDVSIENTTDEAANISTLMQMSLMDPSGYSQDMDIFVDTRGSLDGEVGAGRTMAGEISFDVEDADFFEFIFEDPFRSGQAIWEMDSSDWN; translated from the coding sequence ATGAAAAAAGTAAGAGGATTAATGGCAGGGTTATTTATTTTAGGAGTAATGGCGGCATGCGGGGAATCGACGATTGAGAACGTAGATAAAGAGGAGAGCGCAGCAGCGGCAACTGAAACAGACACAGAAGCAGTGGAGGAAGAAGCGGCGGAAACCGAGGATGCTGCCGAGGAAGAAGTGGTTGAAGAAGAAGGGCTCGGCATTGGGGACACAGTCAACTTTAACGGACTTCATGTGACGGTCAACGAGGTTCGGAAATATGAGGGGGACGGAGACTGGGAAACACCGGACAACGACTATTTCCTTATTCTTGACGTGAGCATTGAAAATACGACGGATGAAGCAGCAAACATTTCAACACTGATGCAGATGAGCCTCATGGATCCAAGCGGGTACAGCCAGGACATGGATATCTTTGTGGATACGAGAGGAAGTCTTGACGGCGAAGTGGGTGCCGGACGTACGATGGCAGGAGAAATCAGCTTTGACGTGGAAGATGCGGATTTCTTTGAATTTATTTTCGAGGATCCATTTAGGAGCGGTCAGGCAATCTGGGAAATGGACAGTTCGGACTGGAACTGA
- a CDS encoding anaerobic C4-dicarboxylate transporter family protein produces the protein MIWIQLAVVLLAIFIGARMGGVGLGVMGGVGLGVLTFGFGLQPTEPPIDVMLMIVAVVTAAGALQAAGGMDYLVTVAEKILRKNPQRITFMAPVTTYLFTFFAGTGHVAYTLLPVIAEVSQESKVRPERPMSVAVIASQQAITASPISAATVALLALLAPFDVTLLQILGVTIPATFLGIMTAAFVVSKKGAELEEDPEYKRRLERGLEPIREARAKIVVTAQAKFAVGLFLFASIFIVILGSFPELRPAWETGGGVEELSMPYAIQIIMLSVAAVIILFCKADVGKIASGSVFRAGIVAVVAIFGIAWMGDTFFQGNSEAIESSMQGLVTAAPWLFAAALFVLSILLNSQAATVTALMPLGLSLGINPFFLIAMFPAVNGYFFIPNYGPIIAAINFDRTGTTKIGKYVLNHSFMIPGLVTTVTAVALGFLFILFL, from the coding sequence GTGATTTGGATTCAACTGGCTGTCGTTCTGCTTGCCATTTTTATCGGGGCAAGAATGGGCGGTGTCGGATTAGGTGTAATGGGTGGCGTGGGCCTTGGGGTTCTGACGTTCGGGTTTGGCCTGCAGCCGACAGAACCACCCATTGATGTAATGCTTATGATCGTAGCTGTCGTCACAGCTGCCGGAGCCCTGCAGGCGGCCGGGGGAATGGACTATTTAGTGACTGTGGCTGAAAAAATACTTAGAAAAAATCCACAACGGATTACGTTTATGGCCCCGGTGACCACGTATTTGTTTACGTTTTTTGCCGGGACGGGCCATGTGGCGTATACGCTTCTGCCCGTTATAGCGGAGGTGAGTCAGGAGTCGAAGGTAAGGCCGGAGCGCCCCATGTCTGTGGCGGTGATCGCGTCCCAGCAGGCGATTACGGCGAGTCCGATTTCGGCTGCAACGGTGGCGCTCCTGGCATTACTCGCCCCCTTTGATGTAACCCTTCTTCAGATTTTAGGCGTCACAATTCCGGCAACGTTTCTCGGGATTATGACGGCGGCTTTTGTGGTGAGTAAAAAAGGGGCGGAGCTTGAGGAAGATCCGGAATACAAACGCCGGCTGGAAAGAGGGCTCGAGCCAATCCGGGAGGCGCGAGCGAAGATTGTAGTAACAGCACAGGCGAAGTTTGCTGTCGGGCTGTTTCTGTTTGCTTCTATATTCATTGTGATTCTTGGCAGCTTTCCGGAGTTAAGACCGGCATGGGAAACGGGTGGCGGTGTTGAAGAGCTGTCCATGCCGTATGCGATTCAGATCATTATGCTTTCGGTAGCGGCAGTGATTATTTTGTTCTGCAAAGCGGATGTGGGAAAAATTGCGTCCGGAAGCGTGTTCCGGGCAGGGATTGTGGCAGTAGTGGCAATCTTTGGTATTGCCTGGATGGGAGATACGTTCTTCCAGGGAAACAGCGAAGCGATTGAGTCATCGATGCAGGGTCTTGTGACAGCAGCACCATGGCTTTTTGCGGCTGCCTTGTTTGTCTTATCGATTCTGCTTAACAGTCAGGCTGCAACGGTGACAGCGCTGATGCCATTGGGACTGAGTCTTGGCATTAATCCATTCTTCTTAATTGCCATGTTCCCGGCGGTGAACGGGTATTTCTTTATTCCAAACTACGGGCCGATTATTGCGGCGATTAACTTTGACCGCACAGGGACGACGAAAATCGGGAAGTATGTGCTGAACCACAGCTTTATGATTCCGGGGCTTGTAACGACGGTAACGGCTGTGGCACTCGGGTTTTTGTTTATTTTGTTTTTGTAG
- the yjcZ gene encoding sporulation protein YjcZ, translated as MSKSHGASFILVIFVLLVIIGCACYNGGQVGGASYGYGCGCGW; from the coding sequence ATGAGTAAATCACATGGTGCTTCTTTTATCCTTGTCATTTTTGTACTTCTAGTGATCATCGGCTGTGCTTGCTACAACGGCGGTCAGGTTGGAGGAGCTTCCTACGGCTACGGCTGCGGCTGTGGCTGGTAA
- the ytvI gene encoding sporulation integral membrane protein YtvI, with the protein MTKEQAWVFVRAVITALVLVGALWLTGRFLSLTYPFLIAALLVWPLLPLIRLLRERLRFPNGLAVLTALLVGLTTIAGVFTGLVFLTIFGVQQFTKHAPQWFETAAVHMQEFFNETILPIWEQVIGIIATLTPEQQQAFRESITGLGTQAGELLGQFGQALADGLRQLLIAVPSSIIIILFILLSVYFIGKDWRKMRAYIYDVFSAPVLKKTKLFGRAFRVRVFGFIRAQLILMALTSVIVLVGLSIIRVEQAVTLAIVVGIAEILPYLGSGTILIPWAIYLFITGDITLGIGVAIVYGVTLVARQSLEPKILSSSMNLHPLAVLISLFAGLQVFGAFGLFLGPLFLVIIVILKDIGVIEDIKQFVKHGFKEEKQ; encoded by the coding sequence ATGACAAAAGAACAAGCCTGGGTTTTTGTACGGGCAGTGATTACAGCTCTCGTTTTAGTTGGCGCATTGTGGCTCACCGGCCGTTTCTTATCCCTTACATACCCGTTTTTAATCGCCGCTCTTCTTGTGTGGCCCCTGCTTCCTTTAATCCGGCTGCTCAGAGAACGGCTCCGTTTTCCAAACGGACTCGCTGTACTCACCGCTTTACTGGTTGGACTCACAACCATCGCCGGTGTGTTTACGGGTCTCGTATTTCTCACCATTTTCGGTGTTCAGCAGTTTACAAAACATGCTCCACAGTGGTTTGAAACAGCAGCTGTTCATATGCAGGAATTTTTTAACGAAACCATTCTCCCGATCTGGGAGCAGGTTATCGGCATTATTGCCACCCTTACCCCGGAGCAGCAACAGGCTTTTCGTGAAAGCATTACAGGTCTCGGCACGCAGGCAGGCGAGCTTCTCGGCCAGTTCGGACAGGCACTCGCAGACGGCCTCCGCCAGCTCCTGATCGCTGTGCCGTCATCAATTATCATCATTCTTTTCATTCTTTTATCGGTTTACTTTATCGGTAAGGACTGGAGAAAAATGCGGGCATACATATACGATGTGTTTTCCGCACCTGTCTTAAAGAAAACAAAGCTGTTCGGCCGGGCATTCAGAGTCCGCGTCTTCGGCTTTATCCGTGCCCAGCTCATCCTCATGGCTCTGACCAGTGTCATCGTCCTTGTGGGACTCAGCATCATCCGGGTGGAACAGGCTGTTACACTGGCCATTGTAGTGGGGATTGCTGAGATTCTCCCGTATCTGGGGTCCGGGACCATTTTAATCCCCTGGGCCATCTACCTGTTCATTACAGGAGACATTACCCTCGGAATCGGAGTTGCCATCGTCTACGGGGTTACCCTTGTGGCAAGGCAGTCCCTGGAGCCGAAAATCCTGTCATCGAGTATGAATCTTCACCCTCTGGCAGTCCTCATCTCCCTCTTTGCAGGTCTTCAGGTGTTCGGGGCGTTCGGACTTTTTCTTGGACCGTTGTTCCTTGTGATCATCGTGATTTTAAAAGACATTGGAGTCATCGAAGACATCAAACAGTTTGTAAAGCACGGCTTTAAAGAAGAAAAACAATGA
- a CDS encoding WD40/YVTN/BNR-like repeat-containing protein, translating into MVNIYFSSHGSIVHVVGEGDSWSVNDVDLEKGDIQSLAVDPYSGAIFAGTFDHGLYRSENGGETFERIGEDVLHERVTALHVAPLQGGGTYGTLYAGTEPSELYRSADGGETWKRMPALTELPSKSEWSFPPRPETHHVQAIATNYHEPGLILAGIELGGVMRSVDSGDTFEDRKEGSQFDVHDIVLHPIEKDVIYEAAGGGFAVSQDAGRTWSTDNQGLGDFTYLVQAATDPSDHNVVIAAGAEGPGTAYVPDTARYRLFRKEGTSPWERIADGLPEEEGTTVPHLLTHTGEPGAFYAVCNRGIYRSADQGESWTELPLEWPPFLQKQRINAACIKEI; encoded by the coding sequence ATGGTGAACATCTATTTTTCATCACACGGATCCATTGTACATGTAGTAGGTGAAGGGGATTCCTGGAGTGTAAACGATGTGGACCTTGAGAAGGGGGACATCCAGTCTCTCGCTGTGGATCCATACAGTGGAGCGATATTTGCAGGAACGTTTGACCACGGTTTGTACCGGTCTGAAAACGGAGGAGAGACCTTCGAGAGAATTGGAGAGGATGTTTTGCACGAACGGGTAACGGCACTTCACGTAGCTCCGCTGCAAGGTGGGGGGACGTACGGAACTTTATATGCCGGCACCGAGCCGAGTGAGTTGTACCGGTCGGCTGACGGAGGGGAAACATGGAAACGGATGCCTGCCTTAACGGAGCTGCCTTCAAAATCTGAATGGAGCTTTCCGCCACGTCCGGAAACCCACCACGTCCAAGCCATAGCAACAAACTATCATGAGCCGGGTTTGATACTCGCTGGAATTGAACTTGGCGGGGTGATGCGTTCGGTTGATAGCGGAGATACGTTTGAGGATCGCAAAGAGGGCTCCCAGTTCGACGTGCATGATATCGTCCTCCATCCGATTGAAAAAGATGTCATCTATGAAGCAGCCGGAGGAGGGTTCGCCGTAAGCCAGGATGCCGGCCGGACCTGGTCAACGGATAATCAAGGGCTCGGCGACTTTACGTATCTGGTCCAGGCAGCGACAGATCCTTCCGATCACAACGTGGTGATTGCGGCGGGAGCGGAAGGACCTGGGACGGCGTATGTGCCGGACACAGCACGGTACCGCCTGTTCAGAAAAGAAGGAACAAGCCCGTGGGAACGAATCGCTGATGGTCTTCCGGAAGAGGAGGGGACAACCGTTCCGCACCTCCTTACCCATACGGGAGAACCGGGGGCTTTTTACGCCGTCTGTAACCGGGGTATCTACCGTTCTGCCGATCAGGGAGAAAGCTGGACCGAACTTCCCCTGGAATGGCCGCCGTTTTTACAAAAGCAACGGATCAATGCCGCTTGTATAAAGGAAATCTAA
- a CDS encoding diacylglycerol/lipid kinase family protein, which produces MYNKVLLIYNGNAGQSEVERHIQTVAGALAGKVEELTLKRTKQKGHAEEICRERGEEVDLVCILGGDGTVHECINGLASLANPPVIAILPGGTCNDFSRSLGISQNMKQAANTILIDKKEKVDIMKVNDRWVTNFVGLGLITDASQNIDPNLKGTFGRLSYFISAIKTVRESKPFSFTMETSDGGEIQDHAVMILVANGNYLGTNQLPSLHENMNDGNVNVFVLREAGMAVLKEFIQNKDLNEWDMNNEAFDFMEANELTITTDHPMELDMDGEVYNETPVRIRLYKEHLTFITGEEYNEN; this is translated from the coding sequence ATGTATAACAAAGTCTTACTTATTTATAATGGAAATGCGGGCCAGTCAGAAGTAGAGAGGCATATTCAGACCGTCGCAGGGGCTCTGGCAGGGAAAGTGGAAGAGCTCACATTAAAACGGACGAAACAAAAAGGTCACGCTGAAGAGATTTGCAGAGAGCGGGGAGAAGAGGTGGATCTCGTCTGTATTTTAGGCGGAGACGGAACTGTTCATGAATGCATCAACGGACTCGCTTCTTTAGCCAATCCTCCGGTAATTGCGATTCTCCCTGGAGGAACGTGCAATGATTTTTCCAGGTCCCTTGGCATTTCACAGAATATGAAACAGGCTGCCAACACCATTTTGATAGATAAAAAAGAGAAAGTGGACATTATGAAAGTCAACGACCGGTGGGTAACGAATTTTGTGGGACTTGGCCTTATTACGGATGCGTCCCAAAATATCGACCCGAATCTGAAAGGAACATTCGGCCGTCTCAGTTACTTTATCAGTGCCATCAAAACGGTCCGGGAATCAAAACCCTTCTCCTTTACGATGGAAACTTCCGACGGGGGGGAAATTCAGGACCATGCCGTCATGATTCTCGTGGCAAACGGTAACTATCTGGGGACGAATCAGCTTCCTTCCCTTCATGAAAACATGAACGACGGAAATGTAAATGTGTTTGTTCTGCGGGAAGCAGGCATGGCTGTTTTAAAGGAATTTATTCAGAATAAAGATTTGAACGAGTGGGATATGAACAACGAGGCCTTTGATTTTATGGAGGCAAATGAGCTGACCATCACGACGGACCACCCGATGGAGCTCGATATGGATGGGGAAGTTTACAATGAAACCCCTGTACGGATACGGTTGTATAAAGAGCATCTCACGTTTATTACAGGTGAGGAATATAATGAAAACTGA